The Christiangramia flava JLT2011 genome has a segment encoding these proteins:
- the glgB gene encoding 1,4-alpha-glucan branching protein GlgB, whose protein sequence is MKKEVQVHSLFSEFDIYLFKSGKHFRLYEKFGAHPMELQGEEGVYFAVWAPSAKNVSVIGDFNYWLEGEHPLNVRWDESGIWEGFIPGVKLGDKYKYKIQSSVNDAKLEKADPYALKCERPPNTASIVWDLNYKWKDKKYLESRKETNSLDKPFSIYEVHLGSWKRKVEENRALSYLELAQELVSYVKECGFTHVEFMPIMEYPYDPSWGYQLTGYFAPTSRFGDPQDFMALIDAFHKAGIGVILDWVPSHFPEDKHGLGMFDGSHLYEHPDPRKGYHPDWKSLIFNYGRNEVRSFLISNAVFWLDKYHADGLRVDAVASMLYLDYSREDGQWEPNEHGGRENLDAIQFVRELNTEVYRSFEGVQTIAEESTSFPMVSKPVDIGGLGFGMKWMMGWMHDTLEYFKKDPIYRQYHQNDISFSMTYAFTENFTLPLSHDEVVYGKKSILGRMPGDEWQRFANLRLLYSYMFTHPGTNLLFMGSEFGQHEEWKFSGSLDWHLLEYDLHKGVKETITQLNSLYKKQPALHEKQFEARGFEWISYDDAQNSVLAYMRKGENEKKDLLVVCNFTPGILENYQIGVPRKGKLKEIFNSDAKELGGSGVKNEQVKTAPESWHGREHSVKITIPPLAAVVFQIL, encoded by the coding sequence ATGAAAAAGGAAGTACAGGTACATTCGCTGTTTTCAGAATTCGATATATATCTTTTCAAGTCGGGTAAACATTTCAGGCTCTACGAAAAATTTGGTGCACATCCCATGGAACTTCAGGGCGAGGAAGGAGTTTATTTTGCAGTGTGGGCTCCTTCGGCTAAAAATGTTTCCGTGATCGGTGATTTTAATTACTGGCTTGAAGGCGAGCACCCCTTAAATGTTCGCTGGGATGAAAGCGGCATCTGGGAAGGTTTTATTCCCGGGGTAAAGCTTGGCGATAAATACAAATACAAGATCCAGTCCAGCGTTAACGATGCTAAACTGGAAAAAGCCGATCCATATGCCCTGAAATGCGAACGGCCACCAAATACGGCTTCCATCGTCTGGGACCTCAACTATAAATGGAAAGACAAAAAATACCTGGAGTCACGGAAAGAAACAAACAGCCTGGATAAGCCATTTTCGATCTACGAAGTCCATCTGGGTTCGTGGAAAAGAAAAGTGGAAGAAAACAGGGCCTTAAGTTACCTGGAGCTGGCCCAGGAACTGGTGTCATACGTCAAAGAATGTGGTTTCACTCACGTGGAATTTATGCCTATTATGGAGTATCCGTATGATCCCTCGTGGGGTTATCAGCTCACCGGTTATTTCGCACCCACTTCCCGTTTTGGGGATCCACAGGATTTTATGGCGCTGATCGACGCTTTTCACAAAGCCGGAATTGGTGTGATCCTCGACTGGGTGCCTTCACATTTTCCAGAAGACAAGCATGGTCTTGGAATGTTTGACGGGTCGCATCTTTATGAGCATCCCGATCCACGGAAAGGCTATCATCCAGACTGGAAAAGTCTTATTTTCAATTACGGAAGAAATGAAGTGCGTTCCTTTCTCATCAGCAACGCGGTCTTCTGGCTGGATAAATATCATGCTGATGGTCTCCGGGTAGACGCGGTGGCCTCCATGCTTTACCTGGACTATTCCAGGGAAGACGGCCAGTGGGAGCCGAATGAACACGGCGGAAGAGAAAACCTGGATGCCATACAATTCGTCCGGGAACTCAATACGGAAGTTTACCGAAGTTTTGAAGGGGTACAGACCATTGCAGAAGAATCTACCTCTTTCCCCATGGTTTCCAAACCTGTTGATATCGGCGGTCTCGGTTTCGGAATGAAATGGATGATGGGCTGGATGCACGACACACTGGAATATTTCAAAAAAGACCCGATCTACCGGCAATACCACCAGAACGATATCAGTTTCAGTATGACCTATGCGTTTACTGAAAATTTCACCCTTCCTTTAAGCCATGATGAAGTAGTATATGGCAAGAAATCGATCTTAGGCAGGATGCCTGGCGATGAATGGCAGCGTTTTGCCAACCTGAGGTTACTATATTCATATATGTTTACCCATCCGGGTACCAATTTGTTGTTCATGGGAAGTGAATTTGGGCAGCATGAAGAATGGAAATTCAGCGGAAGCCTGGATTGGCATTTGTTGGAATATGATCTTCACAAAGGAGTGAAGGAGACCATTACGCAGCTGAACAGCCTGTACAAAAAACAACCTGCACTGCACGAAAAACAGTTCGAAGCCCGCGGTTTTGAATGGATTTCGTATGATGATGCCCAGAACTCCGTATTAGCTTATATGAGAAAAGGTGAAAACGAGAAGAAAGACCTGCTCGTAGTTTGCAATTTTACGCCGGGGATTTTAGAAAATTACCAGATCGGCGTACCTCGCAAAGGAAAACTCAAGGAAATTTTTAATTCTGACGCGAAAGAATTAGGCGGCTCTGGGGTTAAAAATGAACAGGTTAAAACTGCACCGGAAAGTTGGCACGGGCGCGAACACTCAGTAAAAATCACTATTCCGCCACTGGCAGCGGTTGTTTTTCAAATTTTATAA
- a CDS encoding glycoside hydrolase family 31 protein: protein MITNTELEYKGNLYPSGLISYEHDQDTINFISKNGVRLQVTVLRDNMLRFRYATNGIFENDFSYAIDEDNLHGFSHLDVSEDETHIIITTEKIICKVAKDDLRVGTYELNGKPILEDEQGFHWEETFEFGGNFVKMSKMSRDQENYFGLGDKPTNFNLKGKRLSLWNTDQYAFAKDTAELYKAVPFYMGLHGNSAYGIFFDNTFKTHFDFCHERRNVTSFWADGGEMNYYFIYGPQMSDVLTSYTDLTGKPELPPMWALGFHQCKWSYYPESKVKEIASKFRELNFPCDAIYLDIDYMDGFRCFTWNKEYFPDPKRMVKELESDGFKTVAIIDPGIKIDLNYSVFKEALENDYFCRRADGPYMRGKVWPGECYFPDFTRPEVREWWSSLYREIIGEIGVKGIWNDMNEPAVMEVPGKTFPLDVRHDFDGHPCSHRKAHNVYGMQMARATYEGVKKFNFPKRPFIITRANYSGGQRYTSTWTGDNVATWEHLWLANVQIQRLCMSGMSFAGSDIGGFAEQPSGELFTRWLQLGIFHPFCRVHSSGDHGEQEPWFFGEDVLEITRKYVELRYQLLPYLYTAFQKYVEEGTPILKPLVYYDQEDVQTHYRADEFIFGNQILVCPVQEPNVQGRRMYIPRGKWYNFWNDKLVTGGKEMWVDAPLDIIPIYIKEGAIIPKYPVQQYVDEVKMEEMSLDIYYKIGKENSEFYEDSHDGYEYRQGIYSHRTFKFTGKEGEMIIQQHKQGKFSAPYTTFKLKFHGMPFEIKRVFFENEEVNVEDLHYDKENQTMIVHKDFSELHIVGNSNGNTAE, encoded by the coding sequence ATGATTACCAATACAGAACTGGAATATAAAGGGAATCTCTACCCCTCGGGATTGATTTCTTACGAGCATGACCAGGACACCATCAATTTTATCTCGAAAAATGGTGTTCGCCTTCAGGTGACGGTTTTGCGGGATAATATGTTGCGTTTTCGCTATGCGACCAATGGGATTTTTGAAAATGATTTTTCCTACGCGATAGACGAAGACAACCTGCACGGTTTTAGCCATCTGGATGTTTCCGAAGATGAAACGCATATCATCATAACTACTGAAAAAATCATCTGCAAGGTTGCCAAAGACGACCTGAGAGTAGGCACGTATGAGCTTAACGGTAAACCGATCCTGGAAGATGAACAGGGATTTCACTGGGAAGAAACCTTCGAATTCGGCGGAAACTTTGTGAAAATGAGCAAAATGTCACGCGATCAGGAAAATTATTTTGGGCTTGGAGATAAACCCACCAATTTTAACCTGAAAGGCAAAAGGCTCAGCCTATGGAATACCGATCAGTATGCCTTTGCAAAAGATACTGCAGAATTATACAAAGCTGTGCCATTTTACATGGGCCTTCATGGTAATTCTGCCTACGGAATTTTCTTCGACAATACCTTTAAAACTCATTTTGATTTTTGCCACGAACGCCGCAACGTGACCAGTTTCTGGGCAGATGGAGGCGAGATGAACTATTATTTCATCTATGGCCCTCAAATGAGCGATGTACTCACTTCGTATACTGATCTTACTGGGAAACCGGAACTTCCGCCTATGTGGGCATTGGGATTCCACCAGTGTAAGTGGAGTTACTACCCGGAAAGCAAGGTAAAGGAGATCGCCTCCAAATTCCGGGAACTGAATTTTCCCTGTGACGCGATCTACCTGGACATAGATTATATGGATGGGTTTCGCTGTTTCACCTGGAACAAGGAATATTTCCCGGACCCCAAAAGAATGGTGAAGGAACTGGAAAGCGATGGTTTTAAAACCGTTGCCATCATTGACCCTGGAATCAAAATAGACCTGAATTATTCGGTTTTTAAGGAAGCGCTTGAAAACGATTATTTCTGCCGCCGTGCAGACGGACCTTATATGAGAGGAAAAGTGTGGCCCGGAGAGTGCTATTTTCCAGATTTTACCCGCCCTGAAGTGCGCGAATGGTGGAGTAGTTTGTACCGTGAAATTATAGGCGAGATCGGTGTTAAAGGTATCTGGAACGATATGAACGAACCCGCAGTGATGGAAGTTCCCGGGAAGACTTTCCCGCTGGACGTTCGCCATGATTTTGATGGGCATCCCTGCAGCCACCGCAAGGCTCATAACGTTTACGGAATGCAAATGGCACGGGCTACCTATGAAGGAGTTAAAAAATTCAATTTTCCGAAACGACCTTTCATCATCACGAGGGCTAATTATTCCGGAGGGCAGCGCTACACCTCTACCTGGACCGGCGACAATGTGGCCACCTGGGAACACCTTTGGTTGGCAAACGTACAGATCCAGCGCCTGTGTATGAGCGGGATGAGTTTCGCCGGATCAGATATTGGCGGTTTTGCCGAACAACCTTCCGGAGAACTTTTCACCCGCTGGCTGCAATTGGGTATTTTCCACCCTTTCTGCCGCGTACATTCCTCTGGCGATCATGGGGAACAGGAACCCTGGTTCTTTGGGGAAGATGTACTGGAAATTACCAGGAAATATGTAGAGTTGCGATACCAGTTACTGCCGTACCTCTACACCGCTTTCCAGAAGTATGTGGAAGAAGGCACGCCAATTCTGAAACCACTGGTTTATTACGATCAGGAAGATGTCCAGACGCATTACCGTGCTGATGAATTCATCTTCGGAAACCAGATTTTAGTGTGTCCTGTCCAGGAACCTAACGTTCAGGGTCGCAGGATGTATATTCCACGGGGAAAATGGTACAACTTCTGGAATGACAAACTGGTCACCGGAGGCAAGGAAATGTGGGTAGATGCACCTTTGGATATCATTCCTATTTATATCAAGGAAGGAGCGATCATACCAAAATACCCGGTTCAGCAATATGTTGATGAGGTAAAAATGGAAGAAATGTCACTGGACATTTACTACAAAATTGGTAAGGAAAATTCTGAATTTTATGAAGATTCTCATGATGGTTACGAGTACCGCCAGGGCATTTACAGCCACCGTACTTTCAAATTTACAGGGAAAGAAGGCGAGATGATCATTCAGCAGCATAAACAGGGGAAATTCTCTGCTCCCTATACCACCTTCAAATTAAAATTCCACGGAATGCCTTTCGAGATCAAACGGGTATTCTTTGAAAATGAAGAAGTGAACGTGGAAGATCTGCACTATGACAAAGAAAACCAGACAATGATCGTGCATAAAGATTTTTCTGAACTCCATATCGTGGGAAATTCGAACGGGAATACGGCTGAATAA
- a CDS encoding hybrid sensor histidine kinase/response regulator transcription factor — protein sequence MGHFRWRFLLVLVFISGIAGTLTGQNTRSVQKVNAIEPFIKADEVHIQQDSRRNLWITTAVKILKYNSGDTEVFNKFMGIPKEVGGEYLETYTDSQGNVWLAGSAGIAVLENGQSIFRFVSGVTGKIYALREDAGNQLWIAAENGVYKLNTNSEKDDFGLSRFLSENTMAAGIVLHGNQIVFAGPNGVLTIDRKSGKFNKIDMGYYQNLQITSILSLPDAIIFGTKDSGLYKTDPDFKKFQRAYLPYEVSSSEITSLQLFNQEIIVSTRGAGVVVLNNKLELLKKESAGYPNNVYATCLDNQNLLWMVSNKGLYLQNFSGNVVANVTHDPAKYSSLGDDFVTASEKDSEGNLWVGTAKGLSIWNPETDRWRHIENLNYTRNIKDPDKITDMASVDDHMWIATADDGVYKVNIHTLLRAHYSVDALYKTPIQAANAVFIDGHKNIWIGGKDGYLTQIKPDNTFKSYPIKNVEAISELGPKQLIVATKSRVHSLNPYTGRITDLTKLTAKANMVYYGMNDLQITNQGIGLFATEGAGLILYDFDKERTQQLSTSDGLPSNNILGVDWEHEGAIWITTDNGLAYYNQNTKDLRLFSELNGLSTNEITTGITKLRKEDLMFGSTKGLNIFKPKELLAQQEFKPELTLEKMILPSKTREEAGKIDLAGLGEVEIQEEAAFQLKFRGRSNLDPEGIEYSWKLANFDDDWTKPTKLNSVSYASLPPGDYTFMVRSRISEGGWSNPKLLDIRVADTGGTISTVYLFMGISVLAMIAIFVIVFVKRSRSADRQAKAELREKLKQEFGKPVESAVHSLSKISEAAENSPEDLQRYAARFDDLFRQILNFNYEESVYEISKIDMHKHLSVMLKDMKPLFEDKKLEFSINDQWGEEAFFYNLEVLDKIIFGLVSASAQYCHEHGKIIVNLIETSVGDLKLQITDNGRGVPESHQRTLDRMTSMPKGRKYRDANGLASLIQARELAQNSGGSFSYDTEKNEGSTFTVILKNRKQDYRKVPSRAAQVFLAEKQKKNPKTKFPKAIANYSDSKILVIENDAKIRELLLRNIGKYCQVYQAATAEEGMEKAGMIFPDIIISASVLPDMNAFQLAKMLKRNIGLNHINIFMIADGEVQLSEEQLDGFSEVIRKPIDVNLLLTKISEKLAWQQQLRSNYVKAYVEDKTPEFRSANDEKFIQNLGEIILENIKNENFTVHDLSAAVGISSNALFMKLKNLVNLSPQDFMEFTRLNYARELMDQNEYNSMEVAYKSGFSSPKLFYSSFKKFYGYSPTGSVDKSR from the coding sequence TTGGGGCATTTTAGATGGAGATTTCTGTTGGTTCTGGTTTTTATTTCCGGAATTGCCGGTACGCTAACCGGGCAGAATACAAGGTCAGTTCAAAAAGTTAATGCGATCGAGCCTTTTATCAAGGCTGATGAAGTGCATATTCAGCAGGATTCCAGGCGAAATCTCTGGATCACCACAGCGGTTAAAATTCTTAAATACAATTCCGGAGACACCGAGGTTTTCAACAAATTTATGGGAATCCCCAAGGAAGTAGGCGGGGAATATCTGGAAACGTATACTGACTCTCAGGGAAACGTATGGCTGGCAGGCTCTGCCGGAATTGCGGTGCTCGAAAACGGGCAAAGCATTTTCCGTTTTGTGAGTGGAGTGACCGGAAAAATTTATGCGCTCCGGGAGGATGCCGGCAACCAGCTGTGGATCGCTGCGGAAAATGGTGTTTATAAGTTGAATACCAACTCAGAAAAAGATGATTTTGGACTTTCTCGTTTTCTTTCTGAAAATACCATGGCCGCTGGGATCGTACTTCATGGGAATCAGATTGTTTTTGCAGGCCCCAACGGAGTCCTGACTATCGACCGGAAATCGGGGAAATTCAATAAGATCGATATGGGATATTACCAGAATCTCCAGATCACCAGCATTCTTTCCTTGCCCGATGCGATCATCTTCGGCACAAAAGATAGCGGTTTATATAAAACCGATCCCGATTTCAAAAAATTTCAGCGAGCATACCTGCCTTACGAGGTGTCCAGTTCGGAGATCACTTCTCTGCAATTGTTTAACCAGGAAATCATTGTTTCCACTCGCGGAGCCGGGGTGGTGGTGCTGAACAATAAACTCGAATTGCTTAAAAAAGAATCGGCCGGTTACCCTAATAATGTTTATGCCACCTGCCTGGACAACCAGAATCTGCTTTGGATGGTTTCTAATAAAGGTTTGTATTTGCAGAATTTTTCAGGAAATGTCGTGGCCAACGTCACTCATGATCCTGCGAAATATTCCAGCCTGGGAGATGATTTTGTAACCGCTTCAGAAAAAGACAGTGAAGGGAATCTCTGGGTTGGTACTGCAAAAGGGCTAAGTATTTGGAACCCGGAAACCGATCGTTGGCGGCATATAGAAAACCTGAATTATACCAGGAATATCAAAGATCCTGATAAGATCACTGATATGGCCAGCGTGGATGATCATATGTGGATTGCCACGGCAGATGACGGCGTATATAAGGTCAATATTCACACATTGCTTCGGGCCCATTATTCCGTGGACGCACTGTACAAAACGCCTATCCAGGCGGCCAATGCCGTTTTTATAGATGGTCATAAAAATATATGGATAGGAGGCAAAGACGGGTACCTCACCCAGATCAAACCAGATAATACCTTCAAAAGTTACCCGATCAAGAACGTGGAAGCCATCTCAGAACTGGGGCCGAAGCAACTCATCGTTGCCACGAAATCCCGAGTCCACTCGCTCAATCCGTACACCGGAAGGATCACAGACCTCACCAAGCTCACTGCGAAGGCAAATATGGTCTATTATGGGATGAATGATCTCCAGATTACCAACCAGGGAATTGGACTTTTTGCGACGGAAGGTGCCGGTCTCATTCTATATGATTTCGACAAGGAGCGCACGCAGCAACTTTCGACCAGTGACGGCCTGCCCTCGAACAATATTTTGGGCGTGGACTGGGAGCATGAAGGTGCGATCTGGATTACGACAGATAACGGACTCGCTTATTATAACCAGAACACTAAAGATCTGAGGTTGTTTTCAGAATTAAACGGGCTATCAACTAATGAAATTACCACAGGCATTACGAAGCTGCGAAAAGAAGACCTCATGTTCGGCAGCACTAAAGGGCTCAATATTTTTAAACCGAAAGAACTGCTCGCGCAGCAGGAATTTAAACCAGAGCTGACGCTGGAAAAAATGATTCTGCCTTCCAAAACCAGGGAAGAAGCCGGGAAAATTGATCTTGCCGGTTTAGGTGAGGTCGAAATTCAGGAAGAGGCAGCCTTCCAGCTGAAGTTCAGGGGGCGTTCCAATCTGGATCCGGAAGGGATTGAATATAGCTGGAAACTGGCTAATTTTGATGATGACTGGACCAAACCAACGAAATTGAACTCCGTGAGTTATGCCAGTTTGCCACCTGGAGATTACACTTTTATGGTTCGATCCAGGATTAGCGAAGGAGGCTGGAGTAACCCAAAATTGCTGGATATTCGCGTGGCCGATACCGGCGGAACCATCAGTACCGTGTATCTCTTCATGGGAATCAGCGTGCTGGCAATGATCGCCATTTTCGTGATTGTCTTTGTGAAGCGTTCTAGAAGTGCTGATCGCCAGGCGAAAGCGGAACTTCGGGAAAAACTGAAGCAGGAATTCGGCAAACCAGTGGAAAGCGCTGTGCATTCACTCAGCAAAATTTCCGAAGCAGCTGAAAATTCTCCGGAAGATCTTCAGCGGTATGCAGCCCGGTTTGACGATCTTTTCAGGCAGATTTTGAATTTCAATTACGAAGAATCTGTTTATGAAATTTCAAAAATAGATATGCACAAACACCTCAGCGTCATGCTGAAGGATATGAAACCTTTGTTCGAAGATAAAAAACTGGAATTCAGTATCAATGATCAATGGGGTGAAGAAGCATTTTTCTATAACCTTGAGGTACTGGATAAGATCATTTTCGGTCTGGTGTCTGCCAGCGCACAATATTGCCATGAACATGGGAAGATCATCGTGAATTTGATCGAAACCAGCGTGGGCGATCTCAAATTACAGATCACTGATAATGGCCGTGGTGTACCCGAATCCCACCAGCGAACGCTGGATCGTATGACCAGTATGCCGAAGGGTAGGAAATACCGTGATGCTAATGGCCTGGCTTCCCTGATCCAGGCACGTGAACTGGCCCAGAACAGCGGCGGAAGCTTCAGTTACGATACGGAGAAAAATGAAGGCTCCACGTTTACGGTGATCCTGAAGAACCGAAAACAGGATTACCGCAAGGTTCCATCCAGGGCTGCGCAGGTTTTCCTGGCAGAAAAGCAGAAAAAGAACCCGAAGACCAAATTTCCGAAGGCTATTGCCAATTATAGCGACAGCAAGATCCTGGTGATCGAAAACGATGCTAAAATCAGGGAATTATTGCTTCGGAATATTGGAAAATATTGCCAGGTCTACCAGGCCGCAACCGCGGAGGAAGGGATGGAAAAGGCAGGGATGATCTTCCCGGATATCATTATTTCCGCAAGTGTGCTGCCAGATATGAATGCCTTTCAGCTCGCAAAAATGCTGAAACGCAATATTGGTCTGAATCATATCAATATTTTCATGATTGCCGATGGCGAGGTACAATTGAGCGAAGAACAGCTGGACGGTTTTTCAGAAGTCATCAGGAAGCCGATAGATGTGAACCTGCTGCTCACCAAGATCAGTGAGAAACTGGCGTGGCAGCAACAGCTTCGAAGCAATTACGTCAAAGCTTACGTGGAAGATAAAACACCCGAGTTCAGAAGCGCGAACGATGAAAAATTCATTCAGAACCTGGGGGAGATCATTTTGGAGAACATCAAGAATGAGAATTTTACAGTGCATGATCTCAGTGCGGCGGTTGGCATCAGCAGTAACGCCCTGTTCATGAAACTGAAAAACCTTGTGAACCTTTCTCCACAGGATTTCATGGAGTTCACCAGGTTGAACTATGCTCGTGAGCTGATGGATCAAAATGAATACAATAGTATGGAAGTAGCTTATAAATCAGGGTTTTCGAGTCCTAAATTGTTCTACAGTTCCTTCAAAAAGTTTTATGGCTATTCACCGACCGGTTCGGTTGATAAGTCGCGTTGA
- a CDS encoding DUF4403 family protein, with protein MEHPELALTLPVKIPYEVLEEHLREKLVGEMIKKEKDDGSARNYAQILDAGLHHSDKPEFDLALIVTFQTLTTLFKNKQGAAVFHLKMELQEELQQIFISEFEVEGKTNNWLGDTLLETLLNNWMHDKIKQKMNFDFMPQIEEKLMEVNEKLEDKIEAKEGIELSGRLNDLHLSQIEAGPTHLWVHVSIRGNAVIELNKLHM; from the coding sequence ATGGAACACCCAGAACTAGCACTCACCTTGCCTGTCAAAATTCCTTACGAAGTACTGGAAGAACACCTTCGCGAAAAACTGGTGGGTGAAATGATCAAAAAAGAAAAAGATGATGGTTCGGCGCGTAATTATGCGCAGATTCTCGATGCAGGTTTGCACCACAGTGATAAGCCAGAATTTGACCTGGCGCTGATCGTGACTTTCCAAACGCTTACCACGCTTTTCAAAAATAAGCAGGGAGCAGCGGTTTTTCATCTGAAAATGGAACTCCAGGAAGAATTGCAGCAAATCTTCATCAGTGAATTTGAAGTGGAGGGCAAAACCAACAACTGGCTCGGCGACACCCTTTTGGAAACGCTGCTGAACAACTGGATGCATGACAAGATCAAGCAAAAGATGAATTTTGATTTTATGCCGCAGATCGAGGAAAAGCTAATGGAAGTGAACGAGAAGCTGGAAGACAAGATTGAAGCTAAGGAAGGCATTGAGCTTTCCGGGAGGCTCAATGATTTACACCTATCCCAGATCGAAGCAGGGCCCACACATCTTTGGGTGCATGTGAGCATCAGGGGAAATGCCGTGATCGAGCTCAATAAATTACATATGTGA